From the Pirellulales bacterium genome, one window contains:
- a CDS encoding low affinity iron permease family protein codes for MQDSFRRFSRNIADKLGSNWAFLIALFVVVAWGGTGPLFGFSDTWQLVINTGTTIVTFLMVFLIQNTQNRDAMAMQVKLDELLRAITEARTSLVDLENRTDEELQRAKQELTEISREASPLDTPLSTPAVPEV; via the coding sequence ATGCAGGATTCATTTCGCCGATTTTCGCGCAACATTGCCGACAAGCTCGGCTCCAACTGGGCTTTCTTGATTGCACTTTTCGTCGTGGTGGCGTGGGGAGGAACGGGACCCTTGTTCGGCTTCTCAGACACTTGGCAACTCGTAATCAATACAGGCACAACTATCGTCACATTTCTGATGGTGTTTTTGATCCAGAATACGCAAAACCGCGACGCGATGGCAATGCAAGTCAAACTCGATGAGCTGCTTCGTGCCATCACCGAAGCCCGCACCAGCCTCGTGGATCTGGAAAATCGCACGGATGAAGAATTGCAGCGCGCCAAGCAAGAGCTTACGGAAATCTCGCGAGAGGCTAGCCCCCTCGACACACCTTTGTCCACTCCCGCCGTTCCGGAAGTTTGA
- a CDS encoding CsbD family protein, whose protein sequence is MNWDQVKGNWTQFRGKVKEKWGQLTDDDLDVINGKREQLAGKLQARYGYAKEHAEKEVDEFCRSA, encoded by the coding sequence ATGAACTGGGATCAAGTGAAAGGGAACTGGACGCAATTTCGCGGCAAGGTGAAAGAAAAGTGGGGTCAATTGACCGATGATGATCTCGACGTGATCAACGGCAAACGAGAGCAGTTGGCCGGCAAATTGCAAGCGAGATACGGTTACGCTAAGGAGCATGCCGAGAAAGAAGTGGACGAGTTCTGCCGCTCGGCTTGA
- a CDS encoding PDZ domain-containing protein produces MFRQVLTTVAGASALAVLWCAAAAPVAARDDQSRDAQQADAQQNNAQQDRQDSDRQRQADRDDDETQYRGAEHAALGIMLSERDGQGIRIRDILPDSPAEQAGLQEGDRITKINDSPVNSYRDVVRCINRVTPGERGTISVSRDGRDKSIDVTFAPRERVYGDERQFTRRESNERRNNYDSQRQDDVGDNSGRGLLGVDLSNDRDALVISEVWSASPADKAGLRSGDEILAIDDHKVSSRDALREQLRDHRAGDRVTLRIRRDGQDQTIKSHLVSAQDLAHQMPRQNGYQERDGRFRSDARQANNRGRTGYQRWSINEHHPALGVTLEEDNDGNLTVARVINDGPAASAGVQRGDEILAIDNHDVDSVRDVMRQLSHKQFNDKVTLRVRHDGRKKDVSVTLGDSADFNDRRTAQRADQRDNSRDGNRDQNRQDNRDDDRDSNDNRN; encoded by the coding sequence ATGTTTCGACAAGTTCTCACAACTGTGGCGGGCGCGTCCGCGTTGGCGGTTCTATGGTGCGCCGCCGCAGCACCTGTCGCAGCGCGCGACGACCAATCACGCGATGCTCAACAAGCGGACGCCCAGCAAAACAATGCGCAGCAAGACCGCCAGGATAGCGATCGACAACGGCAAGCCGATCGCGATGACGACGAAACTCAATATCGCGGGGCTGAACATGCCGCGTTGGGCATCATGCTTAGCGAGCGCGACGGACAAGGGATCCGCATTCGCGATATCCTGCCCGATAGCCCGGCCGAACAAGCGGGACTGCAAGAAGGGGATCGCATCACCAAGATCAACGACAGCCCGGTGAATTCCTATCGGGATGTGGTCCGCTGCATTAATCGCGTCACTCCGGGCGAGCGCGGGACGATCAGTGTCTCGCGGGATGGTCGGGACAAATCGATCGACGTGACGTTCGCCCCACGCGAACGAGTTTATGGCGACGAACGACAGTTCACCCGTCGTGAATCGAACGAACGCCGTAACAACTACGACTCGCAGCGTCAGGACGACGTTGGCGACAATTCTGGTCGAGGCCTTTTGGGCGTGGATCTTTCCAACGATCGCGACGCGCTTGTCATCAGCGAAGTCTGGTCCGCCAGTCCCGCCGACAAGGCCGGACTGCGTTCCGGTGACGAAATCCTGGCAATCGACGACCATAAGGTGTCGAGCCGGGACGCCCTCCGCGAACAACTTCGTGATCACCGGGCAGGCGATCGCGTCACGCTCAGGATCCGACGCGACGGACAGGATCAAACCATCAAGTCGCATCTCGTTTCTGCCCAGGACCTGGCTCACCAGATGCCTCGCCAGAATGGCTATCAAGAGCGCGATGGCCGCTTTCGCAGCGACGCCCGCCAAGCCAACAATCGCGGACGGACTGGCTACCAACGCTGGTCGATCAACGAGCATCATCCGGCCCTGGGCGTAACGCTCGAAGAAGATAACGACGGCAATTTGACAGTCGCCCGCGTCATCAACGACGGCCCCGCCGCGTCGGCCGGAGTGCAGCGGGGTGACGAGATCCTAGCGATCGACAATCACGACGTGGATTCAGTCCGCGACGTGATGCGGCAATTGAGTCACAAACAGTTCAATGACAAAGTTACTCTCCGCGTACGTCATGACGGCCGGAAAAAAGACGTCAGCGTGACGCTAGGCGACAGTGCCGACTTCAATGATCGGCGTACGGCACAGCGTGCCGATCAGCGTGACAACAGTCGCGACGGGAATCGTGACCAGAATCGGCAGGACAATCGTGATGACGATCGCGATTCGAACGATAATCGCAATTAG
- a CDS encoding CsbD family protein — protein MINAEILQGQWSEFKGTLKQHWGELTSDDLRRFNGDVDRLVGLIQRKTGETRESVQDFLEELTADGSSTLSHAAETARRYANGAVSSVQDAYADSANRMRERYSDVEDMVRTRPAESVVLAFGAGLLAGVIAGLVLRKR, from the coding sequence ATGATCAACGCAGAAATACTACAGGGACAATGGAGTGAATTCAAAGGAACACTCAAGCAACACTGGGGAGAACTCACCAGCGATGACCTGCGCCGTTTCAATGGCGATGTCGATCGTTTGGTGGGCCTCATCCAACGCAAGACGGGCGAGACCCGCGAGTCGGTGCAAGATTTTCTCGAAGAACTGACGGCCGATGGGTCGTCGACATTGTCGCATGCCGCCGAAACGGCTCGTCGATACGCCAACGGCGCCGTCTCGTCCGTGCAAGACGCCTATGCCGATTCCGCGAATAGAATGCGCGAGCGCTATTCGGACGTGGAAGACATGGTGCGTACCCGCCCTGCCGAATCGGTTGTGTTGGCCTTCGGTGCAGGCTTGCTCGCGGGCGTCATCGCTGGATTGGTCCTACGCAAGCGTTAA
- a CDS encoding YHS domain-containing protein yields MAKDPVCGMDVKSGNAVAKSEYGGQTFLFCSVGCKQKFDQAPDKFAKEAAHTAHK; encoded by the coding sequence ATGGCAAAGGATCCCGTTTGCGGCATGGACGTAAAGTCCGGCAATGCCGTCGCAAAGAGCGAATACGGCGGCCAGACATTTCTTTTTTGCAGCGTGGGCTGCAAACAAAAGTTCGATCAGGCCCCTGATAAATTCGCCAAAGAAGCTGCTCATACGGCACACAAATAA
- a CDS encoding DUF1328 domain-containing protein: MLYWTLVFLVVAMVAAVFGFTGIYIAAAEIAKVLFVIFLVLFIVSLVAGGLNRRPLA; the protein is encoded by the coding sequence ATGTTGTACTGGACACTAGTTTTTCTGGTGGTTGCCATGGTGGCGGCCGTATTCGGATTTACCGGCATTTATATTGCCGCGGCTGAAATCGCCAAGGTGTTATTCGTGATCTTCTTGGTGCTGTTCATTGTCAGCCTGGTGGCGGGTGGCTTGAATCGCCGACCGCTGGCGTGA
- the treZ gene encoding malto-oligosyltrehalose trehalohydrolase, whose amino-acid sequence MIGIVDELGAPSQGALKLPNGDIRWCLWAPHQKRVSLALWHDGRRVVHPMHSHATGHFFWEERDAMDGQRYAYLVGDDTRELPDPASRWQPDGVNKPSAVFDPNSFRWTDAGWRGVKPEALVIYELHVGTFTPEGTFDAIIGRLPALIDLGITAIEIMPIAQFSGARNWGYDGVHPYAAQNTYGGPQGLQRLVDAAHHAGMAVLLDVVYNHVGPEGNYLGTFGPYFTDRYHTPWGQALNYDGQDSDPVRKLALDNAAMWIRDFHLDGLRLDAVQTIYDTSALHILAELQQTVQQIADAQDRRVVVIAETNQNDVRLVAPRVQGGYGLDALWSDDFHHCVHTLLTGENDGYYADFGQPEQLAKALREVFVYDGRYSPFHRRRQGNRVGETPREKFVFCVQNHDQVGNRALGDRLASSLSPAQQRLAAALLLLAPAVPLMFMGEEYGETHPFPFFCSFADPRLIEAVRRGRRAELASVRFRWQSDPPDPQATTTYTSTKLTWDWANDQHRAGLRTLYQDLLWGRRTWPALSERHVSRAEIIRNSTGDPCLVFQLGAGSELLVWANLSPQHIDVPGQPSEHAAILLSTAATMYGGERAWLAKMARMEPYECVVWGPATYPKTSPLRSSS is encoded by the coding sequence ATGATTGGAATCGTAGACGAACTCGGTGCGCCGTCGCAAGGTGCGCTGAAACTTCCCAATGGCGACATTCGATGGTGCCTTTGGGCGCCCCATCAAAAGCGGGTATCGCTGGCGCTATGGCATGACGGCCGCCGGGTAGTGCATCCCATGCACAGTCATGCAACGGGCCACTTTTTCTGGGAAGAGCGCGATGCTATGGACGGGCAACGCTACGCCTACCTGGTGGGGGATGACACGCGCGAGTTACCCGACCCGGCGTCGCGCTGGCAGCCCGATGGCGTTAACAAGCCGTCGGCCGTATTTGATCCGAATTCCTTTCGATGGACCGACGCGGGCTGGCGTGGCGTCAAACCCGAGGCGCTGGTCATCTATGAGCTGCACGTGGGCACATTTACGCCGGAGGGGACATTCGACGCTATCATCGGGCGATTGCCCGCGCTTATCGATCTCGGCATCACGGCCATCGAAATAATGCCGATCGCGCAATTCTCCGGAGCGCGCAATTGGGGTTACGATGGCGTCCACCCGTACGCCGCGCAAAACACATACGGCGGTCCGCAGGGGCTGCAACGACTGGTCGATGCGGCACATCATGCGGGAATGGCCGTGTTGCTCGACGTGGTCTACAACCATGTGGGGCCCGAGGGGAATTATTTGGGGACCTTCGGCCCCTACTTCACCGATAGATATCACACGCCGTGGGGGCAGGCTCTGAATTATGACGGGCAGGATAGCGATCCCGTTCGCAAGCTGGCCCTCGATAACGCGGCCATGTGGATTCGTGACTTTCATCTTGATGGGCTGCGCCTGGACGCTGTGCAGACCATCTATGATACGAGCGCGCTGCATATTCTGGCCGAACTACAGCAAACGGTGCAGCAGATCGCCGACGCTCAAGATCGACGGGTCGTGGTGATTGCCGAGACAAACCAGAACGACGTGCGGCTGGTCGCGCCGCGCGTGCAGGGAGGATACGGCCTCGATGCCCTTTGGAGCGATGATTTTCATCATTGCGTCCACACGCTGCTAACGGGCGAGAACGATGGATACTACGCCGACTTTGGCCAGCCCGAGCAGCTTGCCAAAGCCCTGCGCGAGGTATTTGTCTATGACGGCCGGTACAGTCCGTTTCATCGACGGCGACAGGGAAATCGCGTCGGCGAAACGCCGCGCGAGAAATTTGTATTCTGCGTGCAGAATCACGATCAGGTCGGCAATCGGGCCTTGGGAGATCGGCTGGCAAGTTCGTTGTCACCGGCGCAGCAACGGTTGGCGGCGGCTTTGTTGCTGCTCGCGCCCGCGGTTCCCCTCATGTTTATGGGAGAGGAATATGGCGAGACGCATCCCTTTCCGTTCTTTTGTTCATTTGCCGATCCGCGGCTGATCGAAGCGGTGCGTCGCGGTCGACGCGCGGAGCTTGCTTCGGTGCGGTTTCGCTGGCAAAGCGACCCCCCCGACCCGCAGGCGACCACCACCTATACCAGCACCAAGCTCACCTGGGACTGGGCAAACGATCAGCACCGTGCGGGACTTCGCACGCTGTATCAGGATTTGCTCTGGGGACGTCGCACCTGGCCGGCGCTTTCGGAGCGCCACGTGAGCCGCGCCGAGATTATCCGCAACAGCACAGGGGACCCATGCTTGGTGTTTCAACTGGGCGCGGGGAGCGAGTTATTGGTATGGGCAAACCTGTCACCGCAGCACATCGACGTACCCGGTCAGCCATCCGAGCACGCGGCGATTCTCCTCTCGACGGCGGCAACGATGTATGGCGGCGAACGCGCATGGCTCGCTAAAATGGCAAGAATGGAACCATACGAATGCGTGGTCTGGGGCCCGGCGACCTACCCTAAAACTTCGCCGCTGCGCAGCAGTTCTTAA